The Comamonas piscis region GCGTGGGGCGGCGCAGTTGCACCTCGGGCGCATGCACGCGCAGCACCTCGCCGCGCACGCCGCGCAACTGGCTCCACTGCGGCTTGGCGCCCAAACCGCGTGTGTCAATCAGCAAATCGGGCTGATCGCTCTGGCCCGGCGCAAAGTCATCCAGCTCGCGGGGCTGCTGCCAGTGCAGGCGCACGCCTCGGGCCTGTAATGCGGGCACCAGCGCGGCCAGCAGCTGGCGGTTGTCCAGCTGGCCTTCGCCGGGCAGGTAGTAGGCGGTTTGAAAATGCCCAGCCAGTGCCGGTTCCATCTCTGCGATCTGGCCGCCGCCCAGGGTTTGCAAAGGGGGCAGCTCGGGGATGGCGGCCTGGGTGCGTTGCAAGATGCCATGAAAGCGCTGTGCCTCGGCGGCATCCTGGCGGTGCCACACCACCATGGTGCCTGCCTGCTGCAAAAATACGGGCGCGCCCAGCTTGGCAATCAGTTGCGGCCAGCGCTGCAAGCCATACTGGCCCATGCGCACCACACCATGCTCGGTCACCGCCGATTCGGCCAGTGGCGCAAGCATGGCCGCAGCCACACGCGCGGCCGCATGCTCGGCCTCCGGGCCGCCGCGGTCATACAGGTCAATGGCATAGCCCCGCTCCGACAGCTCCAGCGCCATCAGCCGGCCCAACAGACCACCGCCGAGGATGGCGATGCGGGCATTTGGGGAAAGAAAGGGGTGAGAGGACATGTTTTGTGCTTGGCATTAGACAAAACAGTGCATGCAGCTGCCGAAAACTCCCCACGCCAGCATGACCTGGATCGGGTTGCGGAGCGCAGCCATGGCGGTGCGCCCCAGGGTGTAATCTCAGTCGCGCTGCAGCCAAACTGCTGCAGGGACACCCCTGTTTCGTCTCAGGCTGCATTAAAGCACAGCACTGCGCCGGGGACCCGGTGCTGTGTCAAGCCGTGGTCACAATCGTGGATAATTTTGCCCAGGCCGGGCCAGTGTTGCCCGGCATTCTTTTTGGACTGCTGCCATGGCTTCTTTGAATCAACCCACCCCCGTCACTTTGCCCCGCTATGCGCGGGTGCTGTCGATCGCCGGCTCGGACAGCGGTGGGGGTGCAGGTATACAGGCCGATCTGAAGACCATGTCAGCCTTGGGCTGCTACGGCATGACCGCTATTACCGCCCTGACCGCGCAAAACACGCAGGGCGTGCGGTCCATCCATGGGGTGCCTCCCGTCTTCCTGCAGGAGCAGCTGGATGCCGTGCTGCAGGACATTGGCTGCGATGCCGTGAAGATTGGCATGCTGCATGCGCCCGAGATTGTGGCCGTGGTAGCTGCTGCGATTGACCGCTATTCCTTGCCCCATGTAGTGCTGGACCCGGTGATGGTGGCCACCAGTGGCGATCGCCTGATTGCCGAGGCGACGGTGGGTGAGCTGGTACGCGTGCTGTTTCCGCGTGCTGCGCTCATCACCCCGAATCTGGATGAGGCCGGATTGCTGCTGGGCCGTAGCCTTGTGCATGCCGACCAGCTGGAGCAGGCCGCGCAGGATTTGCTGGCCATGGGTGCCAAGGCCGTGCTGATCAAGGGCGGCCATTTGCCGGGCGACGAAGTGGTGGACCTGCTCGCTACCGCCGACGGTGAGCGCCTGCGCCTGTCTTCCACCCGCATCCACACCCATAACGGCCATGGCACGGGTTGCACCTTGTCATCGGCCATTGCCTGCCAGTTGGCGCTCGGGCATCCGCTGGCTACTGCCGTGAGCTTGGCGCGCCAGTACATCCTGGGTGCCATTGAATCGGGTGCGGATGTACATACTGGCCAGGGCCATGGTCCGTTGAACCATGGCTGGGATCCGCAAAAGCAGGTGGTGCTGCGCTAAGCGCTTGCTCCAGGTCGTCCTGTAAGCAGCGGTGAAGTTAGCAGTTCAGTCGTTTTTTCGTCGAAATTTACGTCTAAATGACTAAATTATTAAGTAATTAAAGCTAATTGACTTATTAATTGACGATATTACGACGAAATGTGTAGTTTACTCATCAGGACTCGGTGTTGCTGTAAAATTGAGTTACTTTCTATGTTTACGATTTAAGTCATTGATATATATCAATAAAATCCTGAAAATGTAGCCGAAATTAAGCTTTTAATACATTTATCACCGTTGTTTTTCATGGGTTAAATTTCTCTAAGTAAACAGATTGTAAACATTTAAAATTGTGAGGCCTGCTGTCAACCGCCTCAGTGGCCGTGGCGTTGAACACTCATCTTTAGGAGATTGTTCAAATGACCACCGCAAATGTTTTCAGCATCTGGCCAGAAGACGAACGTGACCGCAAGCGCTAAGCACTGGCGCCAGTAACCCATTTTTCTTGCTTGCCGGCACGCTGAAGCCGGCAACCCCCAAAGTAAACGGCTCCCTGATGGAGCCGTTACTTGCGAATGGGGCATGAACCTGCACAGCCAGGTCCCGCCCACGGACTATCCCGATGGGTAGTCCAAGTAATCCTCCGCATGCACCTCGCTTCCGCAGCCAGCGTCTGGCTCTAGGAATGCGGGGTGTTTGTTTTTCTGCGTTAGATTTTGTGCGAGCTCCTGCCCAGAATGCGAGGCGCAAACGGATAGTGCCTGGTTGCAGACGCTATGGAGGAATTTAGGCTATGGGGCTGGGCGTAATGACGGTGCTCAGGCGTTTGCTATGCAGCCATGTGAAGCACAGGGGCGACGCTCTGGCTCTGTGCGGCCCGCGACACCGACAGGCGCAGCAGGCGCTCCAGCGCGCGGTCTTCAATGCCACGGCTTTTCAGCGCGGTGTAGGTGGATTCGGCATAGTCAAGGGTCGTGCCATAAATGCCGCACGATTGCGCAAAGATGCGGCGGTAGTCTTCTTCGCTCAAGGTGCCCGTGCAGCGGGGGCTGGATTTGGACAGGGTAAAGGCCAGCGCTTTGACGGTGCCATCCTCAGTCTGGCAATCGATCCACTTGGGATCATAGGAATCAGTGGCCATCTCGCGCTGCCACAGGCGGGGCATCATCTCTGCCACATGCTGGCGGGCGACACGAAATGCCATGCCCCGGCAACTGCCGCCCGAGAACATGCCAAACACCAGGCCCGGGCATTCAGGCGTGCCACGGTTGATATGGCTCCACATCTTGAGCGCGCGGTGCCAGCCAAACACCCTCGCATGGCGGCATTCCTGAAATTCAAACTCAGGGCGCCAGATCAAGGACCCGTAGGCAAAAACCCAGAGGTCCTCCGTTCCTCCCCACTCCTGCATGGTTTGCGCGAACATTTGTTGCGGGCAACGGCTGCGGGATGGAGCGACCAAATTCGTCATAGTGGTATCGACCAATAAAACTAAGAGATAAGCAATTGTTATAGCGCTGAGCTTCTGCCAATGCTAGCGTTGCAGCGCTTCTGGCGCGTTTTTTGCGCTGAAAGCAACAGTCTGGCACTGTGGGAGGTAGCCTACATAACGCAACAGCGGGCCAGTGCGATGACAGGAAATGTGTGCTCGGTGGAGGCTTGTGTGCCGTGGCTGCCGTTGGCGACATGTCGCTTGGCCTGCTGATGGCTGGCGATGTGCTCCTGCGGCGCATTGCTTGACTAAGACGCAGGATTATTCAATGCTATGATGTTCATAGCTGATGCAGTGCTCGGCTGTGCTCGGAAATCGGTTTCCCCCGGTTTTTCGCTGCCAGCGGACCTAGCATACAGGCGGCATGCGTGGGGCAGGGCCGTCTGGTTGGCGTTCGATAAATGGTCTTCCTATGAATATTGTGATCTTGGACGATTATCAGGATGCGGTGCGCAAGCTACCGTGCGCATCGGTACTCGACGCCTATTCAGCCAAGGTCTACACCAACACGGTCAAAGGCCTCGGCCAGTTGTCGGTACGCCTCAAGGATGCGGACATCATCGTACTGATCCGCGAGCGCACCCACATCAGCCGTCTGCTGCTCGACAAGCTCCCCCGCCTCAAACTCATTGCCCAGACCGGGCGCATCGGTTCCCATGTAGATTTGACAGCCTGCACCGAGCGCGGCGTAGCGGTGGCCGAGGGCGTTGGGTCACCGGTAGCACCTGCGGAGCTGACCTGGGCGCTGATCATGGCCGCAGCTCGCCGCCTGCCGCAGTACATTGCCAACCTCAAGCATGGCGCCTGGCAGCAGTCGGGCTTCAAGGCCGCCAATATGCCGCCCAATTTTGGCCTGGGTACGGTGCTGCGCGGCCGCACGCTGGGAATCTGGGGCTACGGCCGCATTGGCCAACTGATAGCTGGCTATGGCAAGGCCTTTGGCATGGAGGTGCTGGTCTGGGGCAGCGACACTTCCCGCGCTAAAGCGTTGTCGGACGGCCACAAGGTCGCGTCCAGCAAGCAGTACTTTTTTGCCAACAGCGATGTACTGTCCTTGCATTTGCGCCTGAGTGAGCAGACCAAGGGCTGCGTCAGCTTTGAAGACCTGTCGCTGATGAAACCCTCTGCCACCTTTGTCAACACCTCCCGGGCCGAGCTGCTGCAGGCCGATGCGCTGATTGCGGCCCTGAACCGGGGTCGCCCGGGTATTGCCGCCATTGATGTGTTCGAGAGCGAACCCATCTTGCAAGGCCATGCCTTGCTGCGGCTGGAGAATTGCATTTGCACCCCCCATATCGGCTATGTTGAACAAGATAGCTATGAACGCTATTTTGGTGTGGCGTTCGAGAATGTGACAAATTTCATCAAGGGCAGACCGTCGAACATCGTCAACCCCGGAGCCCTGCAGGTCCGCCGCTAAAGCGTTGGCAGAAGGCAGGATTCAGCAGCGCCACTTTCTATCGCCCCCCCCGTGGGTCCAAGTACAAAAAAGGGCCCGTCACGGGCACTTGGTGTTGCCGCAGCGCGGCCGTCACTCCAGCTGCAGCTTCTTCTTCGCAATCAGGGCGTTGTACATCTTGCGATCGCTGTTGATGCGCTGCTGCAGCGCAGCGGGAGATGCATCGTCCAAGGTCCAGGCCTGGCGCAGCAGTTGCTCGCGGATATCGGAGGTGTTCAAGATTTTCAGCAGGGCATCGCTCAGCTTGCTTCGCACCGCTGCAGACATGCCTGCCGGCGCCATCAGCGCATTCCAGACCTCGATGTTGACATCCTGCGCGCCAATCTCACGCATCGATGGCGTCTGCGGCATCAGCTGCGTGCGCTGGGCCGAGGTAACAGCCAAGGCTGCCAGCTTGCCACTTTGCACCAAAGGCAGGACCGATGAGATGGGCAGCAGCGCGCAATCGAGCTGGCCGCCCAGCAGCGCGGACACAACGCCTGGCGCGCCGGTGAAGGGGATGTGTACGGCGTCAAAATGCAGCGCGTCCTTCAGCAACTCCATGCCCAGATGACCGCCGGAGCCCAGGCCGGTAGAGCCATAGCTGGCGGCATTGCCTTTTTGGCGCAAGCTGGCCAGTGCCTTGTCGGTTTGCGCGCCTGCGCTGGCCGGTACCACCCATGCCAGGGGCGATACCCCCACCAGGGCCAGCGGTGCAAAGTCCTTGACCGGGTCGTAGGGCAGCTTGGCATACAGCGCTTGCGACGAGGTCAGCGGGCCATTGCCCACAATGCCAAAGCTGTGGTCATCGGTGGCGCGGGCCACCAGATCAGCGCCAATATTGCCGCTGGCACCAGGGCGGTTGTCGACCACCACCGGCTGGCCCAGGATCTGCGCCAGCGGTTGGGCAATCATGCGCGCTTGCATGTCGGGCGACGAGCCCGCCGGGTAGCCGACGATAAAGCGCAGCGGTTTGCTGGGCCAGTGTGCTTCTGCAGCATGGGCGCTGCTCCAACTGGCGGGCAGAATGGCTGCAGCGGTAAAACCAGTCAGGGCATACAGCAGGTGGCGACGGTCGATGGTCATGGAAAAACAGGGCAGGGTGGTAATTGGCGGCCATCCTAACCCAGACCGCAGTCCCTAGGCGGCTGGCCCTGTCTGCCACGCTGCTGTCGGGGAGCGCTAATCCAGCGCCGCTTACCCTTGCGCACAAGGCTGCGGCGTGGCCTGGCGCATAGCCAGTATGATTTATGCTTCGTCACCGGCCAGCGCACAGTTTGCTTGCGTGGGCAAAATTTCTGATCCATGAGCCGATTACGCACCCGCAGTTCCGATCCCACCCGTTCTACGCCGCCTGTCACCGGCGTTCAGCCGCCTGCAGCGCGCGCTGGGCGCCTGGCGCCCATGCCCGCCAGCATGGGGCCCGAAGCCAGCCGGCGCACCACCTGGACGCTGGTCGCCATCTGGATCGGTGTGATGTTTGCCATCTACCTGGTGACCGAGGTCTACCGCAAGCCGGCCGAAGGCAAGGTCATGGCCCATGGCGTGTTGGAGATTCCGCGCGACCGCGACGGCCATTTCCGGGTAGGGGGATCCGTCAACGGTGTGCCGGTGCAATTCATGGTGGACACGGGCGCCAGTTTGATTAGCATCACTGATGCCGTGGCTGAGCGTGCCAATCTGGGCGAGGGCGTGCCCATCAGCTTTCAAACTGCCAATGGCGTGCGCCAGGGCAGCATGAGCCGGGCCGAGCGCATTGAGGTCGGGCCCTTGGCTGTCAATGATTTGCGGGTGGGCACCGGCTACACCGGAGAGAGTGCGCGCGATGCGTTGCTGGGCCAGAACTTTTTGCGCTATTTTGATGTGAGCATCTCGGGCAACAGCATGGTGCTCAAGGCCCGCGACGGCGAGGCCTCGCGCTAAATCCAGGGGCGCCTCAGCCCATGTCCGGCTTGCAGTCAAACGCGGTCTGCAGGCCATTGTTGCCGTCGGGCAGGCGTACGGCGGGCGGTGATTCGCTGGCCTCGTACACGCCCACACAATGCTGAGCAGCCAGCGCGCGTGCCAAGGCCAGCGCGGCCTTGGCCTGGGGCAGTTGCACGGCGACAAATACAATATTGCGGCCAATGCTGTAATCGGCCAGCAGGCTTTTGTCTTCGGGTGGGAGTTCTTCGCGGTAAGGGCCGCTTTGGGGTGGAAAGCGCTGCATCATGTCCAGGCACCAGGCCTTGAGCGACAAGGTGGCGACGGCCGGGTCCTCATAGTCATGGTGCTCCGGCCATTCGGTCTGCGCCTGGAACCAGAGACCAAATGCCGCGGCCTCCTTAGGGGCAGCAGCGGGCGCAAAAACCAGCAGATGGTAGCTCATGGCGGTGCCTCCAGGCGGTGATGCTCTGGACGCCATTTAACCAAAGTAGCGGTTCGCTGTATGTGAGATTTGTCTTACGCCCAGGCACTGGCTGGCAGGCTGCGGCGTGCGGCATGCCCAGCGCGTGGTGGGCATGCCATGGGGCAGGGCTTACTTGGTGCCGAAGATGCGGTCGCCCGCATCACCCAAGCCCGGCAGGATGTAGCCGTGGTCGTTGAGCTGGCGGTCCACGGCGGCCGTGTAGATGTCCACATCGGGGTGGGCGGCTTGCATGGTCTTGATGCCTTCAGGGGCGGCCAGCAGGCACATGAACTTGATGGACTTGGGCTGGCATTTGTCCTTGAGCTGCTGCACAGCGGCAGCGGCCGAGTTGCCGGTGGCCAGCATCGGGTCCACAACGATCACATCGCGTTCACCCATGTTGTCGGGCATCTTGAAGTAGTACTCAACCGGTTGCAGCGTTTCCGGATCACGGTACAGGCCGATGTGGCCGATGCGGGCGCCGGGCACCACATTCAGCATGCCGTCGAGAAAGCCATTGCCTGCGCGCAGGATGGAGACCAGCGCCAGTTTCTTGCCATCGATGACCTTGCCGACCATCTTTTCCATCGGGGTTTCGATCTCGAGATCTTGCAGCGGAAAATCGCGCGTGATCTCGTAGGCCATCAGGGTGGACAGCTCGCCGAGCATGCGGCGGAAGCTGTTGGTGGATGCTTCCTTGCGGCGCATCAGGGTGAGTTTGTGCTGGACCAGCGGGTGGTCGATAAGGTGAACGGTGCTCATGGTAGTTGCCAATGTCATTTTTGGCCGCAATGGTAGCAGCGCAGCCCTGAGGACGTGCGCTGCCGGTGAATATATTTACCGAATGGTAGGCTTTTGTTTTGGCCTGGTCTTCTCAAACGGCGTCCAGCAACTGCGCATAGCGGCCCAGGTCCACATTGCCGCCGCTGATCAGCACGCCCACGCGAGCGCCCTGCAAGTCCACACCGCCAAAGCGCGCGCCGGCCAGACTGAGCGCGCCGGTGGGTTCGACCACCATCTTCATGCGCTCGGCATAAAAGCGCATGCAGTCCGCCAGCTGCGGGTCGCTGGCGGTGACGATGTCGGTCACATCGCGGCGGATGATGGCGTAGGTAATGTCGCCCAGCGCCTGCGTTTGCGCGCCATCGGCAATGGTTTTCGGCGTGGCGATCTTGACGATCTCGCCCTTGCGCAAGGATTGCTGAGCGTCATTGCCCGCTTCGGGCTCCACGCCATACACCTTGCAGCCGGGCGCCATGGCCTTGGCTGCCAGCAAGCAGCCCGACAGCAGGCCGCCGCCGCCCAGACAGACAAACAGGTAGTCGAGCTGGGGCACGTCCTGCAGCAGCTCCATGGCACTGGTGCCCTGGCCGGCAATCACATCGGCATGGTTGTAGGGCGGAATCAAGGTCATGCCCCGTTCCTGGGCAATGCGCTGGCTGATGGCCTCGCGGTCTTCGGTGAAGCGGTCGTAGGTGATGACCTCGGCGCCATAGCCGCGCGTCGCATCGAGCTTGGCGGCCGGGGCGTCCTCGGGCATCACGATGGCGGCCGGCATGCCCAGGATGCGGGCCGACAGCGCAATCGCCTGCGCATGGTTGCCAGAGGAGAAGGCCAGTGCGCCGCGCTGCGCCTGCGCTGGCGAGAACCGGGCCAGCGCGTTGTAGCCCCCCCGGAACTTGAACGCGCCCATGCGCTGGTAGTTCTCGCATTTGAAGAAGAACTCTGCCCCCGTCAATTTGTCGAGCGTGGACGAGCGCATCACCGGCGTGCGGTGGGCAACGCCTTGCAGTCGCTGCGCGGCCGCTTGCACATCGTCAAAAGTGGGGAGGGGGGTGGCGTGGACGGAAGCGTTCATGGTCGGTCAGATGGCAGAGGCGTCGAGGGGATTCATGGTAGTGGCATTTTGGCGATTTGGTGTCGCTCTGGTGGTCCGTCTTGCAGATGGCGCTGGGCATTGGCTTGCCCAAGACCAGCGCATGCTGGCGGACAAGCTTGTCCGCAAAGCCAATACAGCGCTGGCGGCCAGACGTTGCCAGCCTTGGTCTGTAGGCCTTTACGTATAATCGGCCGCTTGTATGGGCTTATGTAGCTAAAGGTTGGGGTATGTGGAACAAAAAATTTGCGCTGGCCATCGGTGCCGCAGCGGTCTCGGTGTTGGCAGCAGGCGCTGCACAAGCGCAAGGCCGCGATCTGGTCGTGGCCTCCAGCGCCACCTACGCCCCTTTTGCCTTTGAGAACAAAGACAAGCAGATCGTGGGTTTTGACATCGACATCGTCAATGCCATCGCCAAGCAGCAAGGCATGAAGCTGCGCATCGTCAATACGCCATTCAGCAGCATCTTTGCATCGCTCAACAATGGCGATGTGGACTTTGTGATCTCGGGCGTCACCATCAACGACAAGCGCAAGCAGAGCTTTGATTTCTCCGAGCCTTACTTTGATGCCCGCCAGCTGATCGCCGTGCCCAAGGACAGCACGGTCGCATCGCTCAAGGACCTCAAGGACAAGAAAGTGTCGGTGGTTAGCGGCTCGACCGGTGACGATGTGATGAGCCGCGAAGTGGGCAAGACCAGCGGCAATATCCGCCGCTTTGAGAGCACGCCGCTGATCATCTCCGAGCTGGCCGCCGGCGGCGTGGATGCAGCGATTGGCGACAATGGCGTGATCGCCTACCGCGTCACGCAGTACCCAACGCTCAAGACGGTAGATGACGCCAGCTTCCCCAAAGAGCATTTCGGCATCGTCGTGCGCAAGGGTGACAAGGCCCTGCAAGACAAGATTAACGCCGGCCTCGCCGCTATCCGCGCCGATGGCAGCTACAACGTGATCTACAAAAAGTGGTTCAACCAGGACTACAAGCCCCAATAAGGCAGCTGCGACTTCCGCTGCAATGACGGCCCTGTGGCCGTCTTTTTGTTTGAAAGAATTGAGTGATGGACAACAACACCCCTGTGGAGTGGTTCGGCTGGTTCCGGCCCGACATCCTGGTGGAATACAAACAAATGTTCTGGCAGGGTGCGATGATCACCGTCGGCATGACGGTGGCCTGCATCATCATGGGCTGCGCCTTGGGCCTGATGCTGGCTTTGGCGCGCCTGGCCGATACGCGCCACCAGCCCTGGAAGGCCGTGTGCAAATACCTGCTGCGCTGGCCCTCGACCGCCTATGTCAGCTTTTTCCGGGGCACGCCGCTGTTTGTGCAGATCTTGCTGATGCACTTTGCGGTGATGCCCTTGTTTGTGCACCCGGTCAACGGGTTGTTCATCAGCGGTGACCTGGCGCGTACGCTCAAGCAGGACCATGGCGCGCTGATGTCCGGCGTGGTGGCCCTCACGCTCAACTCGGCCGCCTACATCTCCGAAGTGTTCCGCGCCGGCATCCAGTCCATCGCCATTGGCCAGAAGCAGGCGGGCATGTCGCTGGGCATGACGCATGGTCAGATGATGCGCTATGTGGTGATTCCGCAGGCCTTCCGCCGCATGCTGCCCCCCCTGGGCAACAACATGATCTCGCTGCTGAAGGACACCTCGCTGGTGTCCGCCATTGGCTTGGCTGAGATGGCCTATGCAGCGCGCACCGTGGCCGGCGCTTATGGCCGCTACTGGGAGCCGTATTTGGCAGTGGCACTGGCCTATTGGCTGATGACCTTTATGCTGACCTTGGGACTGCGAGCGCTGGAGAACCATTTGGCACGCGCCGACCGCAGCTGAGCTCGCAAGATCGAGGTCGCACCGTCCACGAAAAAGCCGGCATTTGAACTGCCGGCTTTTCCTTTGTCTGGTGCAGCTAGCGAGCCGCTTACTTCTTGCCGCCCATGATGCTGCCCAAGACGCCGCGCAGAATCTGGTTGCCCAGCTTGGTGCCAAAGGAGCGGGCAGTGGACTTGGCCATCGATTGCACAATGCCGTCCTTCTTGCCACCCCGAGGGCCAGTGGTGCCAAACAACATGTCGTTGAGGCTGCCCATCAGGCCGCCGTCTTCAGGCGCTGCGGCGCCCCCGGCGGCACCTGCAGCGCCTGCAGTGGTTTTGCCGCCTGCAGCGGTGGTGGCCTGGCCGGCGCGGGCTTTCAAAATCTCGTAGGCCGATTCGCGGTCCACAGCCGTGTCATAGACGCCAGCCACCAGCGAACCCTTGAGCAAGGCCTGGCGCTGCTCCGTGGTAATGGGGCCGATCTGGCTACCGGGGGGCAGCACATAGACGCGCTCAGTCACGCTGGGGCGGCCTTTTTCGTCCAGAAAGCTCACAAGAGCCTCGCCCACGGCCAGCTCGGTGATGGCGGTCTCGATGTTCAGGCCGGGGTTGGCTCGCATCGTAGTGGCCGTGGCCTTGACGGCCTTTTGGTCACGCGGCGTGAAGGCGCGCAGCGCATGCTGCACGCGGTTGCCCAGCTGGGCGAGCACGCTGTCGGGAATGTCCAGTGGGTTCTGTGTGACGAAATACACGCCCACGCCCTTGGAGCGCACGAGGCGCACCACCAGCTCAATGCGCTCTTGCAGCACCTTTGGGGCGTCATTGAACAGCAGGTGCGCCTCGTCAAAGAAGAACACCAGCTTGGGCTTGTCCGGGTCACCAATCTCGGGGAGCTTCTCGTACAAATCGGACAGCATCCACAGCAGGAAGGTGGAGTAGAGGCGCGGCGCGTTCATCAGCTTGTCGGCGGCCAGAATATTGACTACCCCTTGCGTACCAACGGTCTGCATCATGTCATCGATGTTGAGCATGGGCTCGCCAAAGAAATTGCTGCCGCCTTGCTGCTCGATCTGCAGCAGGCCGCGCTGAATGGCGCCCACGCTGGCCGAGCT contains the following coding sequences:
- a CDS encoding helicase HerA-like C-terminal domain-containing protein gives rise to the protein MAEPLLVAKNGTTQCFLLPGLANRHGLITGATGTGKTVTLQTLAEGFSGIGVPVFMADIKGDLTGISQTGQIGGKLAATLQERGIDLPKPLACPTTLWDVFGEQGHPVRATISDMGPLLLGRMLDLNDTQMGVLNLVFKIADDNGMLLLDLKDLRAMLSYVGENAKQFTTDYGNISSASVGAIQRGLLQIEQQGGSNFFGEPMLNIDDMMQTVGTQGVVNILAADKLMNAPRLYSTFLLWMLSDLYEKLPEIGDPDKPKLVFFFDEAHLLFNDAPKVLQERIELVVRLVRSKGVGVYFVTQNPLDIPDSVLAQLGNRVQHALRAFTPRDQKAVKATATTMRANPGLNIETAITELAVGEALVSFLDEKGRPSVTERVYVLPPGSQIGPITTEQRQALLKGSLVAGVYDTAVDRESAYEILKARAGQATTAAGGKTTAGAAGAAGGAAAPEDGGLMGSLNDMLFGTTGPRGGKKDGIVQSMAKSTARSFGTKLGNQILRGVLGSIMGGKK